The following proteins come from a genomic window of Flavobacterium crocinum:
- a CDS encoding L-rhamnose mutarotase, whose translation MATQKFYLALDLKDDADLIAEYKELHENVWPEIKKSIQDSGIEVLDIYCTGNRLFMIIEADADFTFEMKDQADAANEKVQEWETLMWKFQQALPWAKPGQKWILMDKIFGL comes from the coding sequence ATGGCAACTCAAAAATTCTATCTGGCTTTAGACTTAAAAGACGATGCAGATTTAATTGCAGAATACAAAGAACTGCATGAAAATGTATGGCCGGAAATTAAAAAAAGCATTCAGGATTCCGGAATTGAAGTTCTGGATATTTACTGCACAGGAAACCGATTGTTCATGATTATCGAAGCAGATGCCGATTTTACTTTCGAAATGAAAGATCAGGCTGACGCTGCAAACGAGAAAGTTCAGGAATGGGAAACTTTAATGTGGAAATTCCAACAAGCTTTACCTTGGGCAAAACCGGGACAAAAATGGATTTTAATGGATAAGATTTTTGGATTGTAA
- a CDS encoding fumarylacetoacetate hydrolase family protein, translating into MKLIRFGEEGKEKPGVLLNEKRYDVSSIVTDYNEAFFENDGLAKLEEALKNNPALPEVSDSVRLGSPVARPSKIICIGLNYVDHCEETGAAIPEEPIIFFKSTTSLCGPNDNLIIPKNSEKTDWEVELAFVVGKKASYVSEEDAPNYIAGYCLLNDYSERAFQIERGGQWAKGKGSDTFAPLGPIMATPDEVGDVNNLKMWLTVNGKTFQNSNTSNLIFKIPFLVHYLSQFMTLLPGDVISTGTPPGVGLGIKPDPIYIKAGDVIELGIEGLGTSKQTAVAYQG; encoded by the coding sequence ATGAAACTTATTAGATTCGGAGAAGAAGGAAAGGAAAAACCAGGAGTTTTACTAAATGAAAAAAGATATGATGTTTCGTCTATCGTTACAGATTACAACGAAGCTTTTTTTGAAAATGACGGTTTAGCAAAATTAGAAGAAGCTTTAAAAAATAATCCAGCATTGCCAGAAGTAAGCGATTCAGTTCGTTTAGGTTCACCAGTGGCACGCCCTTCAAAAATTATCTGCATCGGATTAAATTATGTAGATCACTGCGAAGAAACCGGCGCTGCAATTCCGGAAGAACCAATTATTTTCTTTAAATCTACGACTTCTTTATGCGGGCCAAATGATAATTTGATTATCCCAAAAAACAGCGAAAAAACAGACTGGGAAGTTGAACTAGCTTTTGTTGTAGGTAAAAAAGCAAGCTACGTTTCTGAAGAAGATGCACCAAACTACATTGCAGGATATTGCCTTTTGAATGATTATAGCGAAAGAGCATTCCAAATCGAGCGTGGTGGACAATGGGCAAAAGGAAAAGGTTCTGACACCTTCGCTCCTCTTGGGCCAATTATGGCAACTCCAGACGAAGTTGGTGATGTAAATAATTTAAAAATGTGGCTTACTGTAAACGGAAAAACTTTCCAAAACAGTAATACTTCGAACTTGATTTTTAAAATTCCATTCTTAGTGCATTATTTAAGTCAGTTTATGACATTGCTTCCTGGCGACGTTATCAGTACAGGAACACCTCCAGGAGTTGGATTAGGAATTAAACCAGATCCAATTTACATTAAAGCAGGTGACGTAATCGAATTAGGAATTGAAGGTTTAGGTACTAGCAAACAAACTGCTGTAGCTTACCAAGGATAA
- a CDS encoding SDR family NAD(P)-dependent oxidoreductase, with protein sequence MFSLQNKKAIITGGGSGIGRAISVLFAKQGAEVHVLELTEESAKETVEEIKSAGGNVFAHACDVSNHEQVNSTFQKIGNINILVNNAGIAHVGKVDTTSESDFDRIMNVNVKGVYNCLHASIPALRNSGGGVILNLASIACWVGIPDRFAYSTAKGAVMAMTLSVAKDYLNDKIRCNSISPARVHTPFVDGFIAKNYPGKEEEIFEKLSQSQPIGRMGKPEEIATLALFLCSDESSFITGSDYPIDGGFIKLNN encoded by the coding sequence ATGTTTTCATTACAAAATAAAAAAGCAATTATCACTGGAGGTGGAAGCGGAATTGGAAGAGCGATTTCGGTTTTATTTGCAAAACAAGGTGCAGAAGTTCACGTTTTAGAATTAACAGAAGAAAGTGCAAAAGAAACCGTTGAAGAAATCAAATCAGCTGGAGGAAATGTTTTTGCTCATGCCTGCGACGTTTCGAACCATGAACAAGTAAATTCAACTTTCCAAAAAATCGGAAATATTAATATTCTGGTAAACAATGCTGGAATTGCTCACGTTGGAAAAGTAGACACTACTTCAGAATCTGATTTTGACCGAATCATGAATGTAAACGTAAAAGGAGTTTACAACTGCCTTCACGCTTCGATTCCGGCGCTAAGAAATTCTGGTGGAGGTGTCATTTTGAACTTGGCTTCAATCGCTTGCTGGGTTGGAATTCCCGATCGTTTTGCTTATTCTACAGCAAAAGGAGCGGTTATGGCAATGACTTTATCGGTTGCTAAAGATTATTTGAATGATAAAATCAGATGTAATTCTATATCTCCTGCGAGAGTTCACACGCCTTTTGTAGACGGATTTATTGCTAAAAATTATCCTGGAAAAGAAGAAGAAATTTTCGAAAAACTATCACAATCACAGCCAATCGGCCGTATGGGAAAACCAGAAGAAATTGCCACTTTAGCTTTATTCTTATGCAGCGACGAATCATCTTTCATCACCGGTTCTGACTACCCAATTGATGGTGGTTTTATTAAATTAAATAACTAA
- a CDS encoding UxaA family hydrolase, giving the protein MLENTTKKLVVKLHPDDNVLVALTDLQKGETIHFENETYVLQDLIKAKHKFYMQDMKQGEEVNMYGVLVGKVQNDLAKGSLMTTENLKHAADPYAYRNASYEWNAPDVSKFENRTFKGYKRKDGRVGTANYWLFVPTVFCENRNLDVIKEALHKQLGYAVTDKYNQFTHELLEGYLNGNDINDINIELNPTPKNKRVFENVDGIKFLNHQGGCGGTRQDASTLSALLASYANHPNVGGITLLSLGCQHLQVQDFVNDVKRQNPEFDKPLFIFEQQQTESEEVLITNAIKKTFEGLIEINKYERTDAPLSDLCIGVKCGGSDGFSGVSANPAVGYTSDLVVALGGKILLAEFPELCGAEQNLIDRCITEDKARKFIDLMESYDELAHKVGSGFHMNPSPGNIKDGLITDAIKSAGAAKKGGTSPVVDVLDYTELVTKPGLSLVCTPGNDVEATTGKAASGATLILFTTGLGTPTGNPVCPVIKVATNSVLATRMKDIIDIDCGPIISGEKSIEEMGEEILEYCIKAASGEIIPKAVQLNQDDFIPWKRGVSL; this is encoded by the coding sequence ATGTTAGAGAATACAACAAAAAAACTGGTGGTAAAACTACATCCGGACGATAATGTATTGGTTGCCTTAACCGATCTTCAAAAAGGCGAAACCATTCATTTTGAAAATGAAACTTACGTTTTACAAGACCTTATCAAAGCCAAACATAAATTCTACATGCAGGATATGAAGCAGGGAGAAGAAGTAAATATGTACGGCGTTTTGGTTGGAAAAGTGCAAAACGATTTGGCAAAAGGAAGTTTAATGACGACCGAAAACCTAAAACATGCTGCAGATCCGTACGCTTACCGAAATGCTTCATACGAATGGAATGCGCCTGATGTTTCTAAGTTTGAAAACAGAACTTTTAAAGGTTACAAAAGAAAAGACGGACGCGTTGGAACGGCAAATTACTGGCTTTTTGTTCCAACTGTTTTTTGTGAAAACAGAAATCTGGACGTTATCAAAGAAGCATTGCACAAACAATTGGGTTATGCTGTAACGGACAAATACAACCAATTTACACATGAATTACTGGAAGGTTATTTGAACGGAAATGACATTAACGACATCAATATTGAATTAAATCCGACTCCAAAAAACAAACGTGTTTTTGAAAATGTGGATGGAATTAAATTCTTAAATCATCAAGGCGGTTGCGGTGGAACGCGTCAGGACGCTTCTACTTTGAGCGCTTTACTGGCTTCTTATGCGAATCATCCAAATGTTGGAGGAATCACGCTTTTGAGTTTAGGATGCCAGCATTTACAAGTTCAGGATTTTGTAAATGATGTAAAAAGACAAAACCCGGAATTTGATAAGCCATTGTTTATTTTTGAACAGCAACAAACAGAAAGCGAAGAAGTTCTGATTACCAATGCCATCAAAAAAACGTTTGAAGGTTTAATCGAAATCAATAAATATGAAAGAACTGATGCGCCTTTAAGTGATTTATGTATTGGAGTAAAATGTGGCGGAAGTGATGGTTTCAGTGGTGTTTCTGCAAATCCTGCTGTGGGTTACACTTCTGATTTAGTCGTAGCTTTAGGCGGAAAAATTCTTTTGGCTGAATTCCCTGAATTATGCGGTGCCGAGCAGAATTTAATCGACAGATGTATCACAGAAGATAAAGCTCGAAAATTCATCGATTTAATGGAATCTTATGATGAACTGGCGCATAAAGTAGGTTCTGGTTTCCATATGAATCCTTCTCCGGGAAACATCAAAGACGGATTAATTACAGACGCCATCAAAAGTGCTGGAGCGGCCAAAAAAGGCGGAACATCTCCTGTTGTTGATGTTTTGGATTATACTGAATTGGTTACAAAACCAGGTTTAAGTTTAGTTTGTACTCCTGGAAATGATGTTGAAGCAACAACTGGAAAAGCGGCTTCTGGAGCAACTTTAATTTTGTTTACAACTGGATTGGGAACTCCGACAGGAAACCCGGTTTGTCCAGTAATTAAAGTAGCAACAAACTCTGTTTTGGCAACCCGAATGAAAGATATTATCGATATTGACTGCGGCCCAATTATCAGCGGAGAAAAGTCTATTGAAGAAATGGGCGAAGAAATTTTGGAATACTGTATCAAAGCGGCAAGCGGCGAAATTATTCCAAAAGCAGTACAATTAAACCAAGACGATTTTATTCCGTGGAAACGCGGCGTATCTTTGTAA
- a CDS encoding AraC family transcriptional regulator → MKLEQTKITSYLNTKVSVLNRIEPFFQAPFHSHPELELVYVKESYGKRIIGNSVMPFEPGDMVFLGSDIPHVWLNDEKYYQGIEDLRANSIVVYFHKDIFGPTFYELKETQKINELFLQAGKGISIIGKTNKQIAKKLEKLVSKKDFEVIVGLFEILSILSESQDTIYINDEIYSLMQKDSKVDRLSEVFQYVNKNYKKNISLEEIAAVANMTRTSFCRMFKLKTKKNFVDYLHEIRISNACKLLLETDKSMSEIAYECGYKTASNFNKLFKKVKGITPSDFKNNAKVSFATDYKD, encoded by the coding sequence ATGAAATTGGAACAAACTAAAATAACGTCTTATCTCAACACCAAAGTTTCGGTGCTAAATCGTATTGAACCATTTTTTCAGGCGCCGTTTCATTCGCATCCGGAACTGGAATTGGTTTATGTGAAAGAGAGTTACGGCAAGCGAATCATCGGAAATTCGGTAATGCCGTTTGAGCCTGGCGATATGGTTTTTTTAGGTTCGGATATTCCGCACGTTTGGCTGAATGATGAAAAATATTATCAGGGAATTGAGGATTTGAGAGCCAATTCGATTGTTGTATATTTTCATAAAGATATTTTCGGACCGACTTTTTACGAGTTAAAAGAAACCCAAAAAATCAACGAACTTTTTCTTCAGGCAGGAAAAGGAATTTCGATTATCGGAAAAACCAATAAACAGATTGCGAAAAAACTGGAGAAATTAGTTTCTAAAAAAGACTTTGAAGTTATCGTGGGACTTTTTGAAATTTTGTCTATTCTTTCTGAAAGTCAGGACACGATTTATATTAATGATGAAATTTATTCTTTGATGCAGAAGGATTCAAAAGTGGATCGGCTTTCCGAAGTTTTTCAATATGTCAATAAAAATTATAAAAAGAATATTTCCTTAGAAGAAATTGCCGCAGTTGCCAATATGACGAGAACATCTTTTTGTAGAATGTTCAAGTTAAAAACAAAGAAAAATTTTGTGGATTATCTACACGAAATCCGAATTTCGAATGCCTGTAAATTGTTGTTGGAAACGGATAAAAGCATGTCTGAGATTGCGTATGAATGCGGTTATAAAACGGCTTCGAACTTTAATAAGCTCTTTAAAAAAGTTAAAGGAATTACGCCTTCTGATTTTAAAAATAATGCGAAGGTTAGTTTTGCCACAGATTATAAAGATTAA
- a CDS encoding L-fucose dehydrogenase, protein MQLSLTQKIIIVTGGAKGIGLGIVKVLAEENAIPFIVGRNENDNIKAVEELKAIGKEAHQVAADLTKPEDCKKAVEAVIAKFGRIDGLVNNAGVNDGVGLENGNYEDFAASLHKNLVHYYLMAQHALPYLKESKGAIVNIGSKTAETGQGGTSAYAASNGGRNALTREWAVELLKYSIRVNAVIVAECYTPLYETWINTFENKEEKLAAITKNIPLENRMTTAEEIANMVVFLLSEKSSHTTGQIIYVDGGYTHLDRSI, encoded by the coding sequence ATGCAGTTATCATTAACCCAAAAAATCATTATCGTTACAGGAGGCGCAAAAGGAATCGGTTTAGGAATCGTTAAGGTTTTAGCCGAAGAAAATGCTATTCCGTTTATCGTTGGACGTAACGAAAATGACAACATCAAAGCCGTAGAAGAATTAAAAGCCATTGGAAAAGAAGCGCACCAAGTTGCCGCCGATTTGACAAAACCGGAAGACTGCAAAAAAGCCGTTGAAGCCGTAATCGCAAAATTCGGAAGAATTGACGGATTGGTAAACAATGCCGGCGTTAATGACGGTGTTGGACTAGAAAACGGAAATTATGAAGATTTCGCTGCTTCGCTTCACAAAAATTTAGTGCACTATTATTTAATGGCACAGCACGCTCTTCCGTATTTGAAAGAATCTAAAGGAGCCATTGTAAACATCGGTTCTAAAACTGCCGAAACCGGACAAGGCGGAACCTCAGCTTACGCCGCTTCAAACGGTGGAAGAAATGCTTTAACGAGAGAATGGGCGGTTGAATTATTGAAATACAGCATTCGTGTAAACGCCGTAATTGTGGCAGAATGTTACACGCCTCTTTACGAAACGTGGATCAATACTTTTGAAAACAAAGAAGAAAAACTCGCTGCAATTACCAAAAATATTCCGCTAGAAAACAGAATGACAACAGCAGAAGAAATCGCAAATATGGTAGTTTTCTTATTGTCTGAAAAATCAAGCCATACCACTGGACAGATTATTTATGTGGATGGTGGTTATACACATTTAGATCGTTCTATTTAA
- a CDS encoding sodium/sugar symporter — MNQNLAFADYAVFIIYFIVVSVYGYTVYRKRKQDEQDAKAYFLAEGNLTWWAIGASLIASNISAEQFIGMSGEGFFLGIAVAAYEWLAAIALIIVAVWFIPVYLKNKIYTMPQFLKTRYNESTALIMAVFWLFLYVFVNLTSILYLGAVAINGLAGGEYLHAIMIGLAVFALFISLGGMKVVAYTDVIQVAVLIIGGLVTSYIALTTVAEAFGVGQNAIAGFKVLMQEAPEHFKMIIPKPTATSTQLEIDKYLTFPGLLSYAAGIWIINLNYWGCNQYITQRALGADLQTARTGILFAGMLKLLMPLIVMLPGIAAYVLYMKGELPQLVGGKDGAYSAILTFLPTGLKGLSVAALTAAIVASLAGKVNSISTIYTLDIHKKYIQKDAGEKQQVNIGRLAVFAAMLLAVLFTWNDILGIGGVGGFTYIQKYTGFISPGVFAMFFLGMFWKRTTGTAAIVGVILGFLLSVLFNEYAPAIFGNDTLLYTAYNNGKGAFEIPFHICMGLSFLFTMIAMILISFAGPKVNPKAFETEPGMFKVQPQTTVLIVITLLIIVALYVKFW, encoded by the coding sequence ATGAACCAAAACCTCGCTTTCGCAGATTATGCGGTTTTTATTATTTATTTTATCGTAGTCTCTGTCTACGGTTATACGGTTTACCGCAAACGTAAACAAGACGAACAAGATGCTAAAGCTTACTTTTTGGCTGAAGGAAATTTAACATGGTGGGCAATTGGAGCTTCTCTTATTGCTTCTAACATCTCTGCAGAACAATTCATCGGAATGAGCGGTGAAGGTTTCTTTTTAGGAATCGCTGTTGCTGCTTACGAATGGCTTGCTGCCATTGCCCTTATTATTGTGGCTGTGTGGTTTATCCCAGTATATCTTAAAAACAAGATTTACACAATGCCACAATTCTTAAAAACACGTTACAACGAATCTACTGCGTTGATTATGGCAGTTTTCTGGTTGTTTTTGTATGTTTTTGTAAACCTAACTTCTATTTTATATTTAGGAGCAGTTGCGATTAACGGTCTTGCAGGAGGAGAATATCTTCATGCTATTATGATTGGATTGGCTGTATTTGCTTTATTTATTTCTCTTGGAGGAATGAAAGTAGTGGCTTATACAGACGTTATTCAGGTTGCTGTATTAATTATTGGAGGTTTGGTAACTTCTTACATTGCCTTAACAACAGTGGCAGAAGCTTTTGGTGTTGGTCAAAACGCAATTGCCGGTTTCAAAGTTTTAATGCAGGAAGCTCCTGAGCACTTTAAAATGATTATTCCAAAACCAACTGCAACTTCTACACAACTTGAAATCGATAAGTATTTAACTTTCCCTGGATTGTTATCTTACGCTGCCGGTATCTGGATCATCAACTTGAACTACTGGGGATGTAACCAATACATCACGCAAAGAGCACTTGGAGCAGATTTACAAACGGCTCGTACAGGAATTTTATTTGCTGGTATGTTAAAATTATTAATGCCACTTATCGTAATGTTGCCTGGTATTGCTGCTTATGTTTTATACATGAAAGGAGAATTACCTCAATTAGTTGGAGGAAAAGACGGAGCTTATTCAGCAATATTAACATTCCTTCCAACAGGATTAAAAGGACTTTCTGTTGCTGCTTTAACGGCTGCAATCGTAGCTTCTTTGGCTGGAAAAGTAAACAGTATTTCTACAATCTATACATTAGATATTCATAAAAAATACATCCAAAAAGATGCTGGAGAAAAACAACAGGTAAATATCGGTAGACTTGCGGTTTTTGCTGCAATGCTATTAGCTGTTTTATTTACTTGGAATGACATTTTAGGAATCGGTGGTGTTGGTGGATTCACATACATCCAAAAATACACCGGATTCATTAGCCCTGGAGTTTTTGCTATGTTCTTCTTAGGTATGTTCTGGAAAAGAACGACTGGAACAGCTGCAATCGTTGGGGTAATCTTAGGATTCTTATTATCTGTTTTATTCAACGAATACGCTCCGGCTATATTTGGAAACGATACACTTTTATACACAGCTTACAATAATGGAAAAGGAGCTTTCGAAATTCCGTTCCATATCTGTATGGGATTATCATTCTTATTTACAATGATTGCAATGATCCTGATCAGTTTTGCTGGTCCAAAAGTAAACCCTAAAGCATTCGAGACTGAACCTGGAATGTTTAAAGTGCAGCCACAGACTACGGTTTTAATCGTAATTACATTACTGATTATTGTGGCTCTTTATGTTAAGTTCTGGTAA
- a CDS encoding UDP-glucose--hexose-1-phosphate uridylyltransferase: MKNFDINEDPHRRFNPLINEWVLVSPHRAKRPWQGQNETISTEELPKYDPTCYLCPGNVRANGMHNPAYESSFVFENDFAAMKQDEIIFEEDIKHTFFKAKPEQGISRVVCFSPRHDLTLPEMDVEGIETIIKTWQREYTDLGNIKYINHVQIFENKGSVMGCSNPHPHGQIWAQSSLPTQVEKTHNSLKSYYDKNKRTLLEDYVQAELKAESRIVIENDHFVALVPFWAIWPYETMIVSKRAISKITDFTAEESTAFAKILKQLTTKYDNLFNTSFPYSSGIHQAPTDGLLHPEWHFHMHFYPPLLRSATVKKFMVGYEMLGESQRDITPEKSAEILRQQSEEHYKNLVKV; encoded by the coding sequence ATGAAAAATTTTGACATTAATGAAGATCCGCACAGACGCTTCAACCCATTAATCAACGAATGGGTGCTGGTTTCACCTCATCGTGCAAAACGCCCTTGGCAGGGACAAAACGAAACAATTTCGACAGAAGAACTTCCAAAATACGACCCAACTTGTTATTTATGTCCTGGAAATGTTCGTGCAAACGGAATGCATAATCCGGCATACGAAAGCAGCTTTGTTTTTGAAAATGATTTTGCTGCTATGAAACAGGATGAAATTATTTTTGAAGAAGATATCAAACATACTTTCTTTAAAGCAAAACCGGAGCAGGGAATTTCACGCGTGGTGTGCTTTTCACCAAGACACGATTTGACTTTACCGGAAATGGATGTTGAAGGAATTGAAACGATTATCAAAACCTGGCAAAGAGAATACACCGATTTAGGTAACATCAAATATATCAATCACGTTCAGATTTTTGAAAATAAAGGAAGTGTAATGGGTTGCAGCAATCCGCATCCACACGGACAAATCTGGGCTCAGTCTTCTCTTCCTACTCAGGTCGAAAAAACGCATAACAGTTTAAAATCGTACTACGATAAAAACAAAAGAACTCTTTTGGAAGATTATGTTCAGGCAGAATTAAAAGCAGAAAGCCGTATTGTAATCGAAAATGATCATTTTGTTGCATTGGTTCCATTCTGGGCAATCTGGCCTTACGAAACGATGATTGTGAGCAAAAGGGCAATAAGTAAAATTACCGATTTTACTGCCGAAGAAAGCACTGCTTTTGCTAAAATACTAAAACAGTTAACGACTAAATACGACAATTTATTTAATACTTCTTTCCCTTATTCATCAGGGATTCATCAGGCACCAACCGACGGATTACTTCATCCGGAATGGCATTTTCATATGCATTTTTACCCGCCTTTGTTAAGATCGGCAACCGTAAAAAAATTCATGGTGGGATACGAAATGTTAGGAGAATCACAGCGTGATATTACACCTGAAAAAAGTGCCGAAATTTTAAGACAACAATCGGAGGAACATTATAAGAACCTTGTAAAAGTGTAA
- the galK gene encoding galactokinase has translation MNDILIQNTVAFFEKSFGSSPQKTVLSPGRINIIGEHIDYNDGYVLPAAIDKVICFAFEKNNTNTSKIIAIDLNEEFEIDLTQEVKLSDVVWTNYIRGVIKQLQDNGFTFEGFNCVFSSNIPVGSGLSSSAALECGMIFGIKSLFDLKIEKVDISLLGQKAEHWVGINCGIMDQFSSVHGLENKVIKLDCNTLDFEYHNADFKDYSLILLDSNVKHSLFTSEYNTRRIECEEGLAIIKNHFPEVKSFRDATEEQVLSLKDKMTEKVFSRVHFVVKEINRVIKACEALDQGNIELLGELLFETHYGLSQEYEVSCEELDFLVDTAKEDDAIIGSRLMGGGFGGCTINLVKKGHENEVKSKFSKLYLDTFGIELKFYDVKISNGTTLL, from the coding sequence ATGAATGATATTTTAATACAAAATACCGTTGCTTTTTTTGAGAAATCTTTTGGATCTTCTCCACAGAAAACGGTACTTTCTCCGGGAAGAATCAATATTATCGGAGAACATATTGACTACAATGACGGTTATGTTTTACCAGCTGCAATTGATAAAGTAATTTGTTTTGCTTTTGAAAAAAACAATACCAATACCTCTAAAATAATAGCTATCGACTTAAATGAAGAGTTTGAAATCGACTTAACTCAGGAAGTAAAACTGAGTGATGTGGTTTGGACGAATTATATTCGAGGCGTAATCAAACAACTGCAGGATAACGGATTCACTTTTGAAGGTTTCAACTGTGTTTTCAGCAGTAATATTCCGGTTGGTTCCGGATTATCGTCTTCTGCGGCTTTAGAATGCGGAATGATTTTCGGGATCAAATCTCTTTTTGATTTAAAAATTGAGAAAGTAGATATTTCTTTATTAGGACAAAAAGCAGAACACTGGGTTGGGATCAACTGCGGTATTATGGATCAGTTTTCGAGCGTTCACGGTTTAGAAAACAAAGTAATCAAATTAGACTGCAACACTTTAGATTTTGAATATCACAATGCCGACTTTAAAGACTATTCTTTGATTTTATTGGATTCTAACGTAAAACATTCATTGTTCACATCAGAATACAACACTAGAAGAATTGAGTGTGAAGAAGGTTTAGCAATCATAAAAAACCATTTTCCGGAAGTAAAAAGTTTTAGAGATGCTACCGAAGAACAAGTTTTGAGTTTGAAAGATAAAATGACCGAAAAAGTATTCAGCAGAGTTCATTTTGTTGTAAAAGAAATCAACCGTGTTATCAAAGCCTGCGAAGCTTTAGATCAGGGAAATATTGAACTTTTAGGAGAATTGCTTTTTGAAACACACTACGGTTTATCGCAAGAATATGAAGTAAGCTGCGAAGAATTAGATTTCCTTGTCGATACTGCAAAAGAAGACGATGCTATTATTGGTTCCCGACTTATGGGAGGCGGTTTCGGAGGATGTACCATTAATTTAGTTAAAAAAGGTCACGAAAATGAAGTTAAAAGTAAATTTTCGAAACTTTATTTAGATACATTTGGAATTGAATTAAAATTCTATGATGTAAAAATCTCAAACGGAACAACACTACTTTAA
- a CDS encoding aldose epimerase family protein: MPNKDEIYSFDLVNKNGMKVQIINYGATVTSIQIPVDGKLTDVVLGFDNLESYLESYNLPSAPYFGTTVGRYAGRIHNATFSLNDKKFQLDGNNNGNTLHGGPMGFGRKTWSVTDAKTGENPSITFGLLSEHLDENFPGEMTVYLTYTLTEENELKLDYKATSTEDTIINLTHHSYFNLDGHDGNVLEQQMFIKSAKMLETNSDNIPTGDFTDLTDHDFDFRTTKNCPFPIDNSFVVNSKTEIVAQLISLKNKLRMNVYTDQPSVHIYVGGNCFGKLKGKENVDYNAQSGICFETQNFPDAPNQTHFPNAVLKKGEQYAQKTVYQFETLN; this comes from the coding sequence ATGCCTAATAAAGATGAAATTTATTCATTTGATTTAGTGAATAAAAACGGAATGAAAGTTCAAATCATCAATTATGGTGCAACTGTAACTTCAATCCAGATTCCAGTTGATGGAAAATTAACCGACGTTGTATTAGGGTTTGATAATCTGGAATCGTATTTAGAATCGTATAATTTACCAAGTGCTCCTTATTTTGGAACAACGGTTGGCCGTTATGCCGGTCGTATTCATAATGCCACTTTTAGTCTGAATGATAAAAAATTTCAGCTTGACGGAAATAATAATGGAAATACGCTTCACGGCGGACCAATGGGATTTGGAAGAAAAACGTGGAGTGTGACTGATGCCAAAACCGGTGAAAATCCGTCTATTACTTTTGGCCTTCTAAGTGAACATTTAGATGAAAATTTTCCTGGCGAAATGACGGTTTATCTGACTTATACTTTAACAGAAGAAAACGAATTAAAATTAGATTATAAAGCAACGTCAACAGAAGATACGATTATTAATTTAACGCATCACAGTTATTTTAATCTTGACGGACATGATGGAAATGTTCTGGAACAGCAGATGTTTATCAAATCGGCTAAAATGCTGGAAACGAATTCAGATAATATTCCAACAGGAGATTTTACTGATTTAACCGATCATGATTTTGATTTCAGAACTACTAAAAACTGTCCGTTTCCAATTGACAATTCTTTTGTAGTCAATTCTAAAACCGAAATCGTAGCACAATTAATCAGTTTAAAAAATAAACTGAGAATGAATGTTTATACCGATCAGCCAAGTGTACATATATATGTAGGCGGAAATTGTTTCGGAAAACTAAAAGGAAAAGAAAACGTCGATTACAACGCACAAAGCGGTATTTGCTTTGAAACACAAAATTTTCCGGATGCACCAAATCAGACACATTTTCCAAATGCTGTTTTGAAAAAAGGAGAACAATATGCTCAAAAAACAGTGTACCAATTTGAAACCTTAAACTAA